GATATCCGGGGCGATGTCCTTCAGGAAGTTGACCACCGTGGTGTCAGCCGGCTTCAGCGAGGGCGTGATGGCGGCGACGATTTCGCTGTTGGTGGGCACACCCCTGTCCGTCATGAGAATTGCGCCGGCCTCCGGGCTGTTGGTGAGATAGTTGATGAACTCTGCTGCCTCCTTGGGATGCTTGGAACGGGAGGAAGCGGACCAGAACATGGTGGGTTTGTAGTACATGCCGTTCTTGGCCGAAGCTCCGTCCACACTCGGGGCGCGCAGCATCTTGATGCTGCTTCCGGTGGTGGCTTCAAGCGAGCCCAGCTGGTTGGTCCACCACCATGCCATGCCCACCCGGTTGGTGCCGAAGAGGCTTTGCTCGAGGCTCGCCCCTGCGTCTTCCGTCGCGACGTTGGCCGGTGGGCTGGCCTTTGAGTCGCGCTGGTCCTTGAGCCGCTCCCAGAAGGAGGCAGCCGTGGCGGCCTGGAAGTCGAGCTTGCCGTCCTCTGAGTACAGGTTCTCGCCGTGCTGGCGGAGCCAAATGATCAGGTCGGCCTCGTTGCTGCCGTATGCCGCTCCATAGTTCTTACCGTCGCCGGCGGCGCTGATCTTCGCGGCCGTGTCCGTGAAGTCCTTCCATGTCCAGGTCTTGTCGTCGGGAAGGGGAACGCCCGCCGCTTCAAACACCTTGGTGTTGGCCATGATGACATAGGCGTTCTGACCGGTGCTCAGTCCGTACTGCGCGCCACTGTACTGGCCTGATGCGAGTGCCTCCTTGTCCAACTTCGACGTGTCGATCCCGTTCTGCTTGGACAGGTCCAGCAGCGCGCCGCGGCCGCCGTATTCGGCAATGTACTTTTGGTCCATCTGAATGACATCGGGCGCATCGTTGGCGGCGGTCTTGGTTGCCAGTTTGTCCCAGTAGCTGGACCATTCGCCCGGCTCGGTCTTGATCTTGATGTTTGGGTGGGATGCTTCGAACGCGGCGATGACCTTGTTTGTCTGTCCGTTCAGGTATTCGTTGCCCCACCAGGTGAACCGCAGGGTCACCTGACCGTTGTCGCCGGACCCGCCGGATCCGCCGGCGGCGCCGCAGCCCGTGGCCAGGATGGATAGAGCCACAGCCGCAGCGCCAAGCTGAAACCTCCGGCGGCTTACTACTGGAATCGTCATTGATGTTCCCTTCGGTTGGTTTCTTCGCTCCGTGGCAGCCTTAGGTGACCAAGGATCTCGTCTCGAGAAACCGTTTTCTGAATTGGTGTGCTGCGATTCTTTCGCGCGACGGCATCCCCGTCAAGGGTATCCGGTAAGCGTTTTCCGAAAATTTCATTGGGAAAGCTGGAGGAGGAGCCGGACGCGCAGCCCGAGCCTGCGGCAGAAACAGGAGGATGGGCTGCAGTACCTCCGCGGCAGCCCATTGTCAGCTGCTTCTGGCAGGATGGATTGGTGACGATTACTGCAGCGGCTGACGGTTCGGCCTTGGGAAACCCTGGCCCGGCGGGCTGGGCCTGGTATGTGAATGACGATTGCTGGCGGGCCGGAGGCTGGCCGCACGGGACCAATAACCAGGGGGAGCTGATGGCTGTCCTAGACCTTTTGCGCGCCACGGCGCACCTCCCCGGGGAGGACCTGCGCATTTTGTGTGACAGCCAGTACGTCATCAACTCCATTACCAAGTGGATGCCGGGGTGGAAGCGGAAGGGCTGGCGCAAGGCTGACGGGAAGCCTGTCCTGAATGTGGAGCTGCTGAAGGAACTCGACCGCGAACTGGCCGGGCGAACCTACACGTTCGAGTGGGTCAAGGGCCACGCCGGGCACGACCTCAACGAGGCCGCCGACGAGCGGGCCAGGGCCGCGGCCACCGCGTACCAGCAGGGAGTGGCAGCACGCTCCGGCCCGGGATTCCCCGGCGGACACCACCCCGGCGCGCACCACGATCTTTCCAATGGCCAGGGCGGCCGCGGACGTGCCCTGGAG
This window of the Pseudarthrobacter defluvii genome carries:
- a CDS encoding ABC transporter substrate-binding protein, which codes for MTIPVVSRRRFQLGAAAVALSILATGCGAAGGSGGSGDNGQVTLRFTWWGNEYLNGQTNKVIAAFEASHPNIKIKTEPGEWSSYWDKLATKTAANDAPDVIQMDQKYIAEYGGRGALLDLSKQNGIDTSKLDKEALASGQYSGAQYGLSTGQNAYVIMANTKVFEAAGVPLPDDKTWTWKDFTDTAAKISAAGDGKNYGAAYGSNEADLIIWLRQHGENLYSEDGKLDFQAATAASFWERLKDQRDSKASPPANVATEDAGASLEQSLFGTNRVGMAWWWTNQLGSLEATTGSSIKMLRAPSVDGASAKNGMYYKPTMFWSASSRSKHPKEAAEFINYLTNSPEAGAILMTDRGVPTNSEIVAAITPSLKPADTTVVNFLKDIAPDIKDAPPVPPVGAGSVQNVIKRYTDEVLYDRLTPQAAAEAFTKEVQGMLDSARK